In Streptomyces sp. P3, one DNA window encodes the following:
- a CDS encoding ABC transporter substrate-binding protein: MRGANSAKWVAGAIVIALAATACGGSDDDSSSSSGKGSGKAGGTFRLGITEPVAIDPYNSQESEGILVTDNLFTGLYEPTADGKVIPALATSKEVSADGKTWTFKIKPGTKFSNGEAVDAEAFIRGWNRVVQKTAASDVAYHLAGIAGFEDVQAGKAPTMSGLSAPDANTLQVKLSAPDFEFYVKTTHTVFSPVPKVAGDAKNKTYNDAPIGNGPFKMQGTWQHNTSITLVRNDGYGLTKAKLDEVKISILNSNNGVTLEYQGFEAGTFDWARMPTPQLPAAKAKYDAQGEWIDENTNGMNYLLPITDNGPLKDKKAREAISYAIDRDAIIKGVFQGMQTKSTTILPPAFASVYQKDLCQSCIKSDPAKAKQLAKEAGLTPGTTLELGYNTGAGHEEWIQAVKQQVEKVLGVKVKATGKPFAELLADQQKAGATGMYRFAWGADYPTPDNFLYPLLDTASINKDASGKVTGDNRGRYSNPAFDALLAKARATEAEAGRNDLYKQAEKLAMDDMALIPLWNRTQLRLANTKKFADIKMDFHEDPNLAEISMK; this comes from the coding sequence ATGCGTGGTGCCAACAGCGCCAAGTGGGTGGCGGGGGCGATCGTCATTGCTCTCGCCGCGACTGCCTGTGGTGGCAGTGACGACGACAGCAGCAGCAGCAGCGGCAAGGGCTCGGGCAAGGCCGGCGGCACCTTCCGGCTGGGCATCACGGAGCCGGTCGCCATCGACCCGTACAACTCCCAGGAGTCCGAGGGCATCCTCGTCACGGACAACCTCTTCACGGGGCTGTACGAGCCGACCGCCGACGGCAAGGTCATTCCGGCCCTCGCCACCTCCAAGGAGGTCAGCGCGGACGGCAAGACCTGGACCTTCAAGATCAAGCCGGGCACCAAGTTCTCCAACGGCGAAGCGGTGGACGCCGAGGCGTTCATCCGCGGCTGGAACCGCGTGGTGCAGAAGACGGCGGCTTCCGACGTCGCGTACCACCTGGCCGGCATCGCGGGCTTCGAGGACGTCCAGGCGGGCAAGGCGCCCACCATGTCCGGCCTCAGTGCCCCGGACGCCAACACCCTCCAGGTGAAGCTCTCCGCCCCGGACTTCGAGTTCTACGTCAAGACCACGCACACGGTCTTCAGCCCGGTGCCCAAGGTCGCGGGCGACGCGAAGAACAAGACGTACAACGACGCGCCGATCGGCAACGGCCCCTTCAAGATGCAGGGCACCTGGCAGCACAACACGTCGATCACGCTCGTCCGCAACGACGGCTACGGTCTGACCAAGGCCAAGCTCGACGAGGTCAAGATCTCCATCCTCAACTCCAACAACGGCGTCACGCTGGAGTACCAGGGCTTCGAGGCGGGCACCTTCGACTGGGCCCGTATGCCCACCCCGCAGCTGCCGGCCGCCAAGGCCAAGTACGACGCGCAGGGTGAGTGGATCGACGAGAACACGAACGGGATGAACTACCTTCTCCCGATCACCGACAACGGTCCGCTGAAGGACAAGAAGGCCCGCGAGGCCATCTCGTACGCCATCGACCGGGACGCCATCATCAAGGGCGTCTTCCAGGGCATGCAGACCAAGTCGACGACGATCCTGCCGCCCGCCTTCGCCAGCGTGTACCAGAAGGACCTGTGCCAGTCCTGCATCAAGTCGGACCCGGCGAAGGCCAAGCAGCTCGCGAAGGAGGCCGGTCTCACCCCCGGCACCACCCTCGAGCTCGGCTACAACACGGGCGCGGGCCACGAGGAGTGGATCCAGGCCGTCAAGCAGCAGGTCGAGAAGGTCCTCGGCGTGAAGGTGAAGGCGACCGGCAAGCCGTTCGCCGAGCTGCTCGCCGACCAGCAGAAGGCGGGCGCCACGGGCATGTACCGCTTCGCGTGGGGCGCTGACTACCCGACGCCGGACAACTTCCTGTACCCGCTGCTCGACACCGCGTCCATCAACAAGGACGCGTCGGGCAAGGTCACCGGTGACAACCGCGGCCGTTACAGCAACCCGGCGTTCGACGCCCTGCTGGCCAAGGCCCGCGCCACCGAGGCCGAGGCCGGCCGCAACGACCTGTACAAGCAGGCGGAGAAGCTCGCCATGGACGACATGGCCCTGATCCCGCTGTGGAACCGCACCCAGCTGCGTCTCGCCAACACCAAGAAGTTCGCCGACATCAAGATGGACTTCCACGAGGACCCGAACCTCGCCGAGATCAGCATGAAGTAA
- a CDS encoding VOC family protein: MLHHVELWVPDLSRASREWGWLLGGLGYELYQDWDRGRSWRHGPTYLVVEQSPAMRDDGGGHDRLRPGLNHLAFHAASRSELDALVAQAPAHGWTPLFAERYPHAGGPEHYAGYLENSDGFEVELVAHPPAAHDEPRPDPA; encoded by the coding sequence ATGCTGCACCACGTCGAGCTGTGGGTCCCGGATCTGTCCCGGGCGTCGAGGGAGTGGGGCTGGCTGCTGGGCGGCCTCGGGTACGAGCTGTACCAGGACTGGGACCGGGGCCGCAGCTGGCGGCACGGTCCGACCTATCTCGTCGTCGAGCAGTCCCCGGCGATGCGGGACGACGGCGGCGGCCACGACCGGCTGCGCCCCGGCCTCAACCATCTCGCGTTCCACGCCGCGAGCCGGTCGGAACTCGACGCGCTGGTGGCACAGGCGCCCGCGCACGGCTGGACGCCCCTGTTCGCCGAGCGGTATCCGCATGCGGGGGGCCCGGAGCACTACGCGGGCTATCTGGAGAACTCCGACGGCTTCGAGGTCGAGCTGGTGGCCCACCCGCCCGCCGCCCACGACGAGCCCCGCCCGGACCCCGCGTAG
- the typA gene encoding translational GTPase TypA has product MATRHDIRNVAIVAHVDHGKTTLVDAMLKQAGAFAAHAAESLDDRMMDSNDLEREKGITILAKNTAVKYHPKDGGDVVTINIIDTPGHADFGGEVERGLSMVDAVVLLVDASEGPLPQTRFVLRKALQARLPVILCINKTDRPDSRIDEVVNEAYDLFLDLDADEDQIEFPIVYACARDGVASLTKPEDGTVPKDSDNLEPFFSTILSHVPAPEYDEEAPLQAHVTNLDADNFLGRIALLRVEEGELRKGQTVTWIKRDGSMSNVRITELLMTEALTRKPAEVAGPGDICAVAGIPEIMIGETLADPENPVALPLITVDEPAISMTIGTNTSPLVGRGGTGKGADNKAAVKDRKVTARQVKDRLDRELVGNVSLRVLDTERPDAWEVQGRGELALAILVEQMRREGFELTIGKPQVVTKDVDGKVYEPVERMTIDVPEEHMGAVTQLMGVRKGRMDNMSNHGSGWVRMEFVVPSRGLIGFRTEFLTGTRGTGIAHSIHEGHEPWFGTLTTRNNGSLVADRAGAVTAFAMTNLQERGVLFTDPGTEVYEGMIVGENSRSDDMDVNITKEKKLTNMRSSSADSFEAIVPPRKLSLEQSLEFCRDDECVEVTPEAVRIRKVVLDQRDRARTASRAKHG; this is encoded by the coding sequence ATGGCCACGCGCCACGACATTCGCAACGTAGCCATCGTCGCCCACGTCGACCACGGCAAGACGACTCTGGTCGATGCCATGCTCAAGCAGGCGGGCGCCTTCGCCGCGCACGCCGCCGAGTCGCTCGACGACCGCATGATGGACTCGAACGACCTGGAGCGTGAGAAGGGCATCACGATCCTCGCCAAGAACACGGCGGTGAAGTACCACCCCAAGGACGGGGGGGACGTCGTCACCATCAACATCATCGACACCCCCGGCCACGCCGACTTCGGCGGTGAGGTCGAGCGCGGCCTGTCGATGGTGGACGCCGTCGTGCTGCTGGTGGACGCCTCCGAGGGTCCGCTGCCCCAGACCCGCTTCGTGCTGCGCAAGGCGCTGCAGGCCCGCCTGCCCGTCATCCTGTGCATCAACAAGACGGACCGCCCGGACTCGCGCATCGACGAGGTCGTCAACGAGGCCTACGACCTCTTCCTCGACCTCGACGCCGACGAGGACCAGATCGAGTTCCCGATCGTCTACGCCTGCGCGCGGGACGGCGTCGCCTCGCTGACCAAGCCGGAGGACGGCACGGTCCCGAAGGACAGCGACAACCTGGAGCCCTTCTTCTCCACGATCCTGTCGCACGTCCCGGCCCCCGAGTACGACGAGGAGGCCCCGCTCCAGGCGCACGTCACCAACCTGGACGCCGACAACTTCCTCGGCCGTATCGCGCTGCTGCGCGTCGAGGAGGGCGAGCTCCGCAAGGGCCAGACCGTCACGTGGATCAAGCGTGACGGCTCGATGTCCAACGTGCGCATCACCGAGCTGCTGATGACCGAGGCGCTCACCCGCAAGCCCGCCGAGGTGGCGGGCCCCGGTGACATCTGCGCCGTGGCCGGCATCCCGGAGATCATGATCGGCGAGACCCTGGCCGACCCCGAGAACCCGGTCGCGCTGCCGCTCATCACGGTCGACGAGCCGGCGATCTCCATGACCATCGGCACCAACACCTCGCCGCTGGTCGGCCGTGGCGGCACCGGCAAGGGCGCCGACAACAAGGCCGCGGTCAAGGACCGCAAGGTCACGGCCCGTCAGGTCAAGGACCGCCTCGACCGCGAGCTGGTCGGTAACGTCTCGCTGCGCGTGCTCGACACCGAGCGTCCCGACGCCTGGGAGGTCCAGGGCCGTGGTGAGCTCGCGCTGGCCATCCTGGTCGAGCAGATGCGCCGCGAGGGCTTCGAGCTGACCATCGGCAAGCCGCAGGTGGTCACCAAGGACGTCGACGGCAAGGTCTACGAGCCCGTCGAGCGCATGACGATCGACGTGCCCGAGGAGCACATGGGCGCGGTCACGCAGCTCATGGGCGTCCGCAAGGGCCGGATGGACAACATGTCCAACCACGGCTCGGGCTGGGTCCGCATGGAGTTCGTCGTGCCGTCGCGCGGTCTCATCGGCTTCCGTACCGAGTTCCTGACCGGTACGCGCGGCACGGGCATCGCGCACTCCATCCACGAGGGCCACGAGCCGTGGTTCGGCACGCTGACGACCCGTAACAACGGCTCGCTGGTCGCCGACCGCGCCGGCGCCGTCACCGCGTTCGCGATGACGAACCTCCAGGAGCGCGGCGTGCTGTTCACCGACCCCGGCACCGAGGTGTACGAGGGCATGATCGTCGGCGAGAACTCGCGCTCCGACGACATGGACGTGAACATCACCAAGGAGAAGAAGCTCACGAACATGCGGTCCTCGTCGGCCGACTCGTTCGAGGCGATCGTGCCGCCGCGCAAGCTCTCGCTCGAGCAGTCGCTGGAGTTCTGCCGCGACGACGAGTGCGTCGAGGTGACCCCGGAGGCCGTGCGCATCCGCAAGGTCGTGCTCGACCAGCGCGACCGCGCCCGCACCGCCAGCCGCGCCAAGCACGGCTGA
- a CDS encoding ABC transporter permease, with amino-acid sequence MGRYVVRRLGQLVVVVLGATMILFACLFVLPGDPVGQIAGSDKARDPAVIAQLHKQYGLDDPLIVQYGNYVGKLVQGDLGQDYTQSRPVSEILGPKLANTAKLAVAAIVLDIIIGISVGVLAAMRRYSIWDVSATFITTLAIGVPSIVLGMIMQRVFVIELGWFPLIADDSFNSLVLPAVTLAIIDAALVAQLARSTMLEVLGADYVKTAVAKGLPRRTVLSRHILRNSVIPVITYLGISFGGLLGGAIITETIFNWNGIGLALIQAIQQNNNPVIVGVVTISVAVFVVLNLVVDLLYAALDPRIRLA; translated from the coding sequence ATGGGAAGGTATGTGGTCCGCAGGCTGGGCCAGTTGGTCGTCGTCGTGCTCGGAGCGACGATGATCCTGTTCGCCTGCCTGTTCGTGCTCCCGGGTGACCCGGTCGGGCAGATCGCGGGCAGCGACAAGGCACGCGACCCCGCGGTGATCGCCCAGCTGCACAAGCAGTACGGACTCGACGACCCGCTGATCGTGCAGTACGGCAACTACGTGGGCAAACTCGTCCAGGGAGACCTCGGCCAGGACTACACGCAGAGCCGGCCGGTCTCCGAGATCCTCGGTCCGAAGCTGGCCAACACGGCCAAGCTGGCCGTCGCCGCGATCGTGCTCGACATCATCATCGGCATCTCGGTCGGTGTGCTGGCGGCGATGCGCAGGTACTCGATCTGGGACGTGTCGGCGACGTTCATCACCACTCTGGCGATCGGCGTCCCCTCCATCGTGCTCGGCATGATCATGCAGCGTGTCTTCGTCATCGAGCTGGGCTGGTTCCCGCTGATCGCCGACGACAGCTTCAACTCGCTGGTCCTGCCGGCCGTGACGCTGGCGATCATCGACGCGGCACTCGTCGCCCAGCTGGCCCGCAGCACGATGCTCGAAGTCCTGGGCGCCGACTACGTCAAGACGGCCGTGGCCAAGGGACTTCCCCGGCGCACGGTGCTCTCGCGGCACATCCTGCGCAACTCGGTCATCCCCGTGATCACCTATCTGGGCATCTCCTTCGGTGGTCTCCTCGGCGGAGCGATCATCACCGAGACGATCTTCAACTGGAACGGCATCGGTCTCGCGCTGATCCAGGCGATCCAGCAGAACAACAACCCCGTCATCGTGGGCGTGGTGACCATCAGCGTGGCGGTCTTCGTCGTGCTGAACCTGGTCGTCGACCTGCTGTACGCCGCTCTGGACCCGCGTATCCGACTGGCCTGA
- a CDS encoding ABC transporter substrate-binding protein, which yields MRGATHAKWVACAAAAALTATACGGGGSDSGSGSGDAGAVLSSSWGDPQNPLEPANTNEVQGGKVLDMIFRSLKRYNPETGAAEDMLAEKIATTDSQNFTITVKDGWTFSNGEKVTASSFVDAWNYGASLKNNQKNAYFFEYIDGYAATHPAEGGKQTADTLSGLKVVNDKTFTVKLTQKFSTFPDTLGYPAFAPLPQSFFSDHAGWLKKPVGNGPYTIASYTKGSQMELKKWAGYPGQDKAQNGGVTLKVYTDNNTAYTDLMAGNLDLVDDVPAAQLKNVKADLGDRYLNTPAGIIQTLAFPFYDKEWNTPDSDKVRTGLSRAIDREQITDTIFQKTRTPATDWTSPVLGEEGGFKEGLCGDACDYDPAAAKQLIKEGGGLPGGQVKISYNADTGSHKQWVDAVCNSINNALDNDKACVGNPVGTFADFRNQITDRKMSGPFRAGWQMDYPLIQNFLQPLYYTNASSNDGKWSNKDFDTLVNQANAETDTAKAVQTFQKAEEVVRDNMAAIPLWYQNGSAGYSERLSNVKLNPFSVPVYNEIKVS from the coding sequence ATGCGTGGAGCCACGCACGCCAAGTGGGTCGCATGCGCGGCCGCGGCAGCGCTCACGGCGACGGCCTGCGGCGGCGGGGGGAGCGACAGCGGGAGCGGCAGCGGCGACGCCGGCGCGGTCCTCAGCTCCTCCTGGGGTGACCCGCAGAACCCGCTGGAGCCCGCCAACACCAACGAGGTGCAGGGTGGCAAGGTCCTCGACATGATCTTCCGGAGCCTGAAGCGGTACAACCCTGAGACCGGCGCGGCCGAGGACATGCTGGCAGAGAAGATCGCCACCACGGACTCGCAGAACTTCACCATCACGGTCAAGGACGGCTGGACGTTCAGCAACGGCGAGAAGGTGACGGCCAGTTCGTTCGTCGACGCCTGGAACTACGGCGCGAGCCTGAAGAACAACCAGAAGAACGCGTACTTCTTCGAGTACATCGACGGTTACGCCGCCACCCACCCCGCCGAGGGGGGCAAGCAGACCGCCGACACCCTCTCCGGGCTCAAGGTCGTCAACGACAAGACCTTCACCGTCAAGCTCACGCAGAAGTTCTCCACCTTCCCCGACACGCTGGGCTACCCCGCCTTCGCCCCGCTGCCGCAGTCCTTCTTCAGCGACCACGCCGGCTGGCTGAAGAAGCCGGTCGGCAACGGGCCCTACACGATCGCTTCCTACACCAAGGGCTCCCAGATGGAGCTGAAGAAGTGGGCGGGCTACCCCGGCCAGGACAAGGCGCAGAACGGCGGCGTGACCCTCAAGGTCTACACCGACAACAACACCGCCTACACCGACCTGATGGCCGGCAACCTCGACCTGGTCGACGACGTGCCCGCGGCCCAGCTCAAGAACGTCAAGGCCGACCTGGGGGACCGTTACCTCAACACCCCGGCCGGCATCATCCAGACCCTGGCGTTCCCGTTCTACGACAAGGAGTGGAACACCCCCGACTCGGACAAGGTCCGCACCGGCCTGTCCCGCGCGATCGACCGTGAACAGATCACCGACACGATCTTCCAGAAGACCCGTACCCCGGCCACCGACTGGACCTCGCCGGTGCTCGGCGAGGAGGGCGGCTTCAAGGAAGGCCTGTGCGGGGACGCCTGCGACTACGACCCCGCGGCCGCCAAGCAGCTCATCAAGGAGGGCGGCGGCCTCCCCGGCGGCCAGGTGAAGATCAGCTACAACGCGGACACCGGGTCCCACAAGCAGTGGGTCGACGCGGTCTGCAACTCGATCAACAACGCCCTCGACAACGACAAGGCCTGCGTCGGCAACCCGGTCGGCACCTTCGCCGACTTCCGCAACCAGATCACCGACCGGAAGATGAGCGGCCCGTTCCGGGCGGGGTGGCAGATGGACTACCCCCTCATCCAGAACTTCCTCCAGCCGCTCTACTACACGAACGCCTCCTCCAACGACGGCAAGTGGTCGAACAAGGACTTCGACACGCTGGTCAACCAGGCGAACGCCGAGACCGACACCGCCAAGGCCGTGCAGACCTTCCAGAAGGCCGAGGAGGTCGTCCGCGACAACATGGCCGCCATCCCGCTCTGGTACCAGAACGGCAGCGCCGGCTACTCGGAGCGGCTCTCGAACGTCAAGCTCAACCCGTTCTCCGTCCCGGTCTACAACGAGATCAAGGTCAGCTGA
- a CDS encoding ABC transporter ATP-binding protein, with the protein MAELSKNDERQDATPNVSEVEAVDVQSETEAVAAIEAPVERGEPILQVRNLVKHFPLTQGILFKRQVGAVKAVDGVSFDLHQGETLGIVGESGCGKSTVAKLLLNLEQATAGEIFYKGQDITKLSGRALKAVRRNIQMVFQDPYTSLNPRMTVGDIIGEPYEIHPEVAPKGDRRRKVQDLLDVVGLNPEYINRYPHQFSGGQRQRIGIARGLALNPEIIVCDEPVSALDVSVQAQVINLMERLQEEFNLSYLFIAHDLSIVRHISDRVGVMYLGKMAEIGTDEQIYEHPTHPYTQALLSAVPVPDPTAREHRERIILSGDVPSPANPPSGCRFRTRCWKAEDKCAQEAPLLAIPERFKGSDSQAAHESACHFAEEKDVVHAA; encoded by the coding sequence ATGGCTGAGCTCAGCAAGAACGACGAGCGCCAGGACGCCACACCGAACGTCTCCGAGGTGGAGGCCGTCGACGTGCAGTCGGAGACGGAGGCCGTCGCCGCGATCGAGGCTCCCGTCGAGCGCGGTGAGCCCATCCTCCAGGTCCGCAACCTGGTCAAGCACTTCCCGCTGACCCAGGGCATCCTGTTCAAGCGTCAGGTCGGCGCGGTCAAGGCCGTCGACGGGGTCTCGTTCGACCTCCACCAGGGCGAGACCCTGGGCATCGTCGGCGAGTCGGGCTGCGGCAAGTCGACGGTCGCCAAGCTCCTGCTGAACCTGGAGCAGGCCACCGCCGGAGAGATCTTCTACAAGGGCCAGGACATCACCAAGCTGTCCGGGCGTGCCCTCAAGGCGGTCCGGCGCAACATCCAGATGGTGTTCCAGGACCCGTACACCTCGCTCAACCCGCGGATGACGGTGGGCGACATCATCGGGGAGCCGTACGAGATCCACCCCGAGGTGGCCCCGAAGGGCGACCGGCGCCGTAAGGTCCAGGACCTGCTGGACGTCGTCGGACTCAACCCGGAGTACATCAACCGGTACCCGCACCAGTTCTCCGGCGGCCAGCGCCAGCGCATCGGCATCGCGCGCGGCCTCGCGCTCAACCCGGAGATCATCGTCTGCGACGAGCCGGTCTCGGCCCTGGACGTGTCGGTCCAGGCGCAGGTCATCAACCTGATGGAGCGACTGCAGGAGGAGTTCAACCTCTCCTACCTCTTCATCGCGCACGACCTGTCGATCGTCCGGCACATCTCGGACCGGGTCGGCGTGATGTACCTCGGCAAGATGGCCGAGATCGGCACGGACGAGCAGATCTACGAGCACCCGACGCACCCCTACACCCAGGCGCTGCTGTCGGCCGTGCCGGTGCCGGACCCGACGGCCCGCGAGCACCGCGAGCGGATCATCCTGTCCGGTGACGTCCCCTCCCCGGCCAACCCGCCCTCGGGCTGCCGCTTCCGCACCCGCTGCTGGAAGGCCGAGGACAAGTGCGCGCAGGAGGCGCCGCTGCTCGCGATCCCGGAGCGGTTCAAGGGCTCCGACTCGCAGGCCGCCCATGAGTCGGCCTGTCACTTCGCCGAGGAGAAGGACGTCGTCCACGCGGCCTGA
- a CDS encoding ABC transporter permease, with protein MTELATGAGEPKTADPVSAPQGAEPSVVRVSQWSDIRHRFVQNKLAVLGLAIIVVLILAAIFAPLLAPHDPLEQDLNATLQSPGADHWLGTDSLGRDQLSRLIYGSRIAMIVGLASILVAMTLGILFGALAGYYGRWLDTVIMRVADIFFAFPLLIGAIVIILLMGRGVMPVVLSLGIFSWATFARLLRSQILSVREMDYVHAAKALGASQGRIIRKHILPNSLTSVLVYGTSNVGIAIVAEASLSYLGVGVDPEVAEWGNMIAAGRGFMGVKDFMWTYPSIAIVITALGFILLGNGLRDALDPKLR; from the coding sequence ATGACCGAACTCGCCACAGGCGCGGGCGAGCCGAAGACGGCCGACCCCGTCTCGGCCCCCCAGGGCGCCGAACCCAGCGTCGTCAGGGTCAGCCAGTGGTCCGACATCCGGCACCGCTTCGTGCAGAACAAGCTCGCCGTGCTCGGCCTGGCCATCATCGTCGTCCTCATCCTCGCCGCGATATTCGCGCCCCTGCTCGCGCCGCACGACCCCCTCGAGCAGGACCTGAACGCGACCCTGCAGTCCCCGGGCGCGGACCACTGGCTCGGCACCGACTCGCTCGGCCGCGACCAGCTCTCCCGCCTCATCTACGGCAGCCGCATCGCCATGATCGTCGGTCTCGCCTCGATCCTCGTCGCGATGACCCTCGGCATCCTCTTCGGCGCGCTGGCCGGTTACTACGGCCGCTGGCTGGACACCGTGATCATGCGCGTGGCGGACATCTTCTTCGCCTTCCCGCTGCTGATCGGCGCCATCGTCATCATCCTGCTCATGGGCCGTGGCGTGATGCCGGTGGTCCTGTCGCTGGGCATCTTCTCCTGGGCGACGTTCGCCCGGCTGCTGCGCAGTCAGATCCTGTCGGTGCGTGAGATGGACTACGTGCACGCGGCGAAGGCGCTCGGCGCGAGCCAGGGCCGGATCATCCGCAAGCACATCCTGCCCAACTCGCTGACGTCGGTCCTGGTGTACGGCACCAGCAACGTCGGCATCGCGATCGTGGCCGAGGCGTCGCTGTCCTACCTGGGCGTCGGCGTCGACCCCGAGGTCGCGGAGTGGGGCAACATGATCGCCGCGGGCCGCGGGTTCATGGGAGTCAAGGACTTCATGTGGACCTACCCCAGCATCGCGATCGTCATCACCGCGCTGGGCTTCATCCTGCTGGGCAACGGCCTTCGCGACGCGCTCGACCCGAAGCTCCGGTGA
- a CDS encoding ABC transporter ATP-binding protein encodes MTSLEQAPSNAGPDGSAPLLEVRDLHVEFKIRDSVTKAVNGVNYSVNAGETLAVLGESGSGKSVTAQAVMGILDSPPGRISKGEIFFQGQDILSLPESERRKLRGAKMAMIFQDALSSLNPVLSVGFQLGEMFRAHQGLSRKDAKGKAIELMDRVRIPAARQRVGDYPHQFSGGMRQRIMIAMALAMEPDLIIADEPTTALDVTVQAQVMDLLAELQREYQMGLILITHDLGVVADVADKIAVMYAGRIVETAPVHELYKRPAHPYTRGLLDSIPRLDQKGQELYAIKGLPPNLLNIPAGCAFNPRCPKAQDICRTEVPALLPVTEQDGTELVGRGSACHFWKETIHG; translated from the coding sequence ATGACCAGCCTGGAGCAGGCTCCCTCGAACGCCGGGCCGGACGGTTCCGCGCCCCTTCTCGAAGTCCGCGACCTGCACGTGGAGTTCAAGATCCGTGACTCCGTGACCAAGGCGGTCAACGGTGTCAACTACAGCGTCAACGCGGGCGAGACGCTCGCCGTGCTGGGCGAGTCGGGCTCCGGCAAGTCCGTCACGGCGCAGGCCGTCATGGGCATCCTGGACAGCCCTCCCGGGCGGATCAGCAAGGGCGAGATCTTCTTCCAGGGCCAGGACATCCTGAGCCTGCCGGAGAGCGAGCGGCGCAAGCTGCGCGGCGCCAAGATGGCGATGATCTTCCAGGACGCGCTGTCGTCCCTCAACCCCGTGCTCTCCGTCGGCTTCCAGCTGGGCGAGATGTTCCGCGCCCACCAGGGGCTGTCCCGCAAGGACGCCAAGGGCAAGGCCATCGAGCTGATGGACCGGGTGCGCATACCCGCCGCGCGTCAGCGCGTCGGCGACTACCCGCACCAGTTCTCCGGCGGTATGCGCCAGCGCATCATGATCGCCATGGCACTGGCGATGGAACCGGACCTGATCATCGCCGACGAGCCGACCACCGCGCTCGACGTGACGGTCCAGGCCCAGGTCATGGACCTGCTCGCGGAGTTGCAGCGCGAGTACCAGATGGGTCTGATCCTCATCACCCACGACCTCGGCGTGGTCGCGGACGTGGCCGACAAGATCGCGGTCATGTACGCCGGCCGCATCGTGGAGACCGCGCCGGTGCACGAGCTGTACAAGCGCCCCGCGCACCCGTACACCCGCGGCCTGCTGGACTCGATCCCGCGCCTGGACCAGAAGGGCCAGGAGCTGTACGCGATCAAGGGTCTGCCGCCCAACCTGCTGAACATCCCCGCCGGTTGCGCCTTCAACCCGCGCTGCCCCAAGGCACAGGACATCTGCCGTACGGAGGTCCCGGCGCTGCTTCCGGTGACCGAGCAGGACGGCACCGAGCTGGTCGGCCGAGGTTCGGCATGCCACTTCTGGAAGGAGACGATCCATGGCTGA